The sequence ATGGTTGTAAATTTAGAGGTAGAGGGGGCGATAGGACTGTTCAGCTGAAGTATTAAGAGACAAAAAAGACCAAAAAGGTATGGACAAGCTGGAATTTGAATCCAGGACCTCTCGCATGCGTATCTGCAGTTCGCATTTGCTAAGCGAGCGCGCTACCAACTGCGCTACATGCCCTTGCATTTATATCCCCAATTTCTATTAAGCACTATGCAACTATGTCTAGTGGACCCTTGCCGCATCCTGATTCAAGACGTGGGCATCAATGGGGTCCGCGAGACGACCAAATACTAGTTTTGTAGGATGAGTCAAGCGTCAACAAGGAGCAAGTAGTTTGCTCGGCAATTATGGCCAAATCTGACATACATTCAAGCCTTGCAGGTTGTTAGCGATGAACGAGGCGCGTACGGTCTGCGATACAACGATCATGCACGATATCGGTAAGTGCTCATCACCGTAGTAGCCTGATCTATAGTACATTCGACTCCAGGAAGCATTGTGCAAACAAAGTGCACCGACTTCGACGAGGATTAAAGATCACTCATGGTAAAGGAAGAGAGTTCAAAAAACTACCGGTCATCTCTCCAGAGAACCTCAAGGATGGCCAGTAAGTTAAATCGTTGTAGGCTCCTCCCTACTCACAATATACTAGTCTTCAGCTTCGTTTGTTCGAATCTGAGCGGGCTTATTCTTTTGCTCAAGAGCTCTACGAACAATTTACCAAATCAGACGATGCGAAGACTCGGAACATCGCCATGGGACGCTTTCGTCGTGCCGTCAAGTGGTCTGGACAGCTATCATCCGATCTTCAAGCGCTTCGCGAGATTCAACCACCTCGTGTTTCCTCCACAGGTCTTGCTGAAGCCGTCGCATATCATCTAGCTATTCGAGGGCGTCTGCTTCGTTTGCAAGACGAATTTCAACCCGGACTCGAAGCCCTTGTTGCGGCAAGGACTCTATTGGATGCGCTCTCCAAAAGTGCCAGTTCTTCTCGAGATCATGCTATCTATGTTCAATTTGCAGATGAAATTGCGCCAGAAATTCGTCACTGTGCTCATGAACTGGGGCTTGCTCGAGCATACGACATCGATGGCATTGTATCGACCCTGGGGAGCAAAGTCGCATCTGCTTTGATTAAGGACTATGAAAATTTATTGAAGGGAATTCAGTCCGAAGGTGCGGAAAAGAAAGGCGGCGATAAAGCAAAGCAATTGCAAGAAATCGTCTGGGAGGGCAAACCTGTTCCAGTGAGAAGCCCCGAGTTAGTGGACGCATTGTTACGTGTGCAACAAGCCAGTGATGGCTTGCCTGCTACCGGACAAACCAACATCAAGCCAACTCAGACCCGAGGATTAGTTACCAAGTTCGATGGTGTCCTCTTGGCGCTCAGCGAAGCAGAGGAAGTAGCTAAAAAATTGGCCGATGCTCAAAAGGTGTGGTGGTGCACTCACGCGT comes from Rhizoctonia solani chromosome 4, complete sequence and encodes:
- a CDS encoding signal recognition particle 68 kDa protein; translated protein: MQLCLVDPCRILIQDVGINGVVSDERGAYGLRYNDHARYRKHCANKVHRLRRGLKITHGKGREFKKLPVISPENLKDGHLQLRLFESERAYSFAQELYEQFTKSDDAKTRNIAMGRFRRAVKWSGQLSSDLQALREIQPPRVSSTGLAEAVAYHLAIRGRLLRLQDEFQPGLEALVAARTLLDALSKSASSSRDHAIYVQFADEIAPEIRHCAHELGLARAYDIDGIVSTLGSKVASALIKDYENLLKGIQSEGAEKKGGDKAKQLQEIVWEGKPVPVRSPELVDALLRVQQASDGLPATGQTNIKPTQTRGLVTKFDGVLLALSEAEEVAKKLADAQKTASTQPSEPGARDAHFISSFVTYQLLSRRTQRDLLLAEALLATPVPTPGKQNETPQKIDHRVAPAVVKLLDTILQSLNQMRSLSVVDESADLTMAVEGRLSYTKARRALFLSRTYEPHNKFAEAVALTQRANLHLREAHTNFNDVAEDTPETAFYPLTLDSVKELEKDVQDTETDLKKRWFAYNGGKAVGNQHQKPVFFDIALNYIELPMEKLQEKAGVAPKAQPAKASPVVEKRVFAERKAAEPEAEEPAPAPQQSQGMLGSLLGGWWGRK